The Oryzias melastigma strain HK-1 linkage group LG20, ASM292280v2, whole genome shotgun sequence genome includes the window CCCCTCAAGGCAACACCAAGAATTAAATTTTTGTTAAGAagtaaaacactgaagttttcACCATCTCCACCTCTACAAGcgttttaaaatgacatttttttcgtctgctcctgagcctcaacaatttgaatgaagaaatactcagaaaaatgactcaaaacatgttaaaaacacatttttattggagtcgGTCTTTCAGAAAACTATGACAAAATATCCAGTTTGTAAcgtatttgtatttgtatttgtaacgttaaaaatattctgagcgggccacaagctccctgctctgctcctaGTAGACAAagagatccatgaacgtctttgttttccttgtccttTATCtggcaaaaaatatttgtacgACTGAATAGCTCgaatatttttgtgaacttaggttgtgaggggctgtaagctagcaggagagtgcaCAGACGGGTGGGGTTACTCCAACATTtccgcccacatctcagagatgaatttctaatgaactcctaccgctctgctttctacatttttttggctcaaaaaaacgttttgaaaatagattaaaaaatgataattctAAAGATTAAATCTGTGTCTTTTAAAGTGGATCCTTCTCTTTTGTCTGCTTCAGTGTCCAGGATTACTTTGTGCGCTTTGCCATTAAGAAGAAGGGCATGGTGGCCAGCACTCATCTGGTTTTGCAGAGTCCAGACGGCACAAAGTACCAGGCAGCAAAGAAGTGGGGCCTCCCGGCTGTGAGTATGCTCTGGATTCTGGAATCGGCCCGAACGGGACAGAAGGCAGCAGAGGAGAAGTTTCTGGTTGATCTGCCTCCTTCACCAGGTTCAGAGTATTTGTGTCTGTGGAGATTTATATTTTGGATTATCTGTTCTCTGACGTTCTCCTCCTCTACAGAGAGGGAGGACGAGAGCTTCGTTGGCGGTTCCCAGAAACCGGCTCCGGCGGCTCGTAACTCTCCAGAAATCCCTCTGCCGGGTCCGCAGAGCGGAAAAGCTGTCACCCCTCTAGATTTGGGTCGCTTTCAGAGCAAAGTGTTTCGCTCCGTTCTGGATGAGATGAAGCCCAAAGACGGGCTCGGCACTCCCAAAGAGAGCAGCAAAAGAAAGGAGGCGTCGCTGCAGCTGGACACGCCCTCCCGCTTCCTCAGCAGAGATCAGCTCTTCCGGCCGTCCTTCAACGTCAAGGTTGGGATTCATCAAAACCAGAAGAAGGAAGACGTCATTACTATATTGATGTgaatcttttgtgttttttttcctccttagGATGCACTCGGAGCTTTGGAAACGCCAGCCGGGAGGTTGAAACCCGGCGAGAAGGCGGAGACTCCACTGACCGACGTCGTCAACAGGAATCTGAAAGTAGCTTTGGCTAATAGCTCAAGGAATAATATCTCAGAAATGGAAGCAGTTTCTGCAAGCCCCCAATTGGGAAAATGCACCAACGAGGAGGTAAACTCAACATTTTCCCGCTGAGTATGTTGTTTAGttccttttgtgtttaaagtcccaatcccatcatccttttaaAAGACTACAAACCTTTTAGAGGTAAGTTTTAGTAAGGATGTCCCAATCCAATCACTTGATCCGAAATCAGGCCCAATCACGTGGATGATGACTCAATCGATATCGGTTATTtagtttaatgttatttattttatgtattagtTTGTTTCACATGCACAGTGGGCCAGAACGggccagaattagcccaaatctttttttcatctgtagtcCCTGGACAGAACATTAATTAAATacacaagtaaaaaatataaacatacattATGACCAGCTCTTTACATTTCTACCTTATTATTCgagataaatactccactagaagtctggatgtcatgaacagatcacgtacattttctcacatgactaattatcacctaTATTTACTAAACaatagctatttttttcctattatttaAGTTACTTCACAAAAGTGCTATTTAAGTGTTAATgttcatttgacatttattattttttacttttttaattatgattatgaagtttttaaccaaaatcccacaacctaaatatcttaaaacaacatttttcatggTAATTTGAAGCCTCTAtgtccaaaatctcctctgagggggcgtggcttctgaTGCTCCACCCCCGATCCCCCTCCCTGTGTCTCGccagcgtaaatcttcaccgctgctacataaaaatgtcatcaaTATGAGAAATGTCCAACAGTATGGCACTGATTCGGATGTCGGCTCGGTCGaagaagtgaagatcttcatggattGTATTCCGgttcaacaaaaaagaaaaatagacacaaactgatcaataataaataaagtttagcactAGAGGTTCgtttctgtttgctcagctgttggacaggacaagttaaaaaataaataaatacatttcttaataaatgtccttcatattcagaaaaatgcctcaagaatatgataaaaaaaaacacagttttcatcagagtgagtcttaaaaatgacactttgttttcctcagaaGGAGCCACAGAAAGAAGCCGGACCGCTGGTGGGAGTTGTGGTCTGTGTGGGAAAGAAGCTGAGCAGAATGCAGACTGAACTGAACGCCGTCGCCGCCTCGCTTGGAGCAGACTTCAGGTTTTTGACTCTTCATTACTCAAAACCATTCATACTTATTTCTGATGTTCTGTCACTTTTTCTTACACCTTCAGCATGAAGCTTTCATAAGGTAGTTTAACTAACAACTTTACttctttctattgtaaaatgtttacctttggtcttttaataatggcATAAATTCCTCATTTGGCTGGTTGAATCCGAGGCACACGAACAGTTTTGACTGCAGCTTTATCTTTAGATCATCTACATCTCTCAACGTCCCAACATTACAATCACGCATTCATTATATATCACCTTTTCAATGACTAATAAGATTGACTTCTCATTCATGTTAGGCTGCAGTGAACCACACAACAAGCTCTTTTATTCCAAGTTCCTTTTAAAcgtgttttaaaaattcaatttaagaCATTTGATCAAAACTTGTCTTTACTGCTGATGCCTACCCTTTTAAATCTTGTCTTTTAACATCAAAAGTATGTCAAAACTTTGAAATTATGAATTTCTCTGTTGTTGTTTCATcacatttactgttttattatatttattcagtatattttagaggaaaactctgattttagttcatttaagGTGTGAATTCACTTATTAATTTGTTTCAGCATTTTGGTGAACAtgtttaaactaacaaaaaagctcaaatcaAACCCCTAGAGCTGCAGAGAGCAtagattatttaaagaaaaggctCAAAACCcatatttttaaccttttattacttttattagattattttcatatttatttatctattttatcatccatccatccatcttcttgaccgcttcctccctttcggggtcgcgggggtgccggagcctatcccggctactgatgggcgaaggcggggtacaccctggacaggtcgccagtctgtcgcagggcctcaatcacacacacatacactctcacattcacacctagggacaatttagagtcaccaattaacctatgaagcatgtttttggacggtgggaggaagccggagtccccggtgaaaacccacgcatgcacggggagaacatgcaaactccacacagaaaggtcccagccgggattcgaaccggggccttctcgctgtgaggcaagagcgctaaccacctgcgccaccgtgcagccctctattttatcatgttttatgaattttcacTAGACTactaataatttatttcaattaataTTCCTTATTTCAATGtttcattgtttatttgtttttacttttatcaaaAAACAAGCTTatataaaaattgatttaatttagtttgtcgtctcttctgctagcttatagcacctcacaagctcaTGCTAATATTAGCGTAGAACAAAAACGGCGAGTGGTATCAGAGCTATCATGAAGTGCAGTTTAGAGTCTGATAGCGatgctcagacgaggaaaacaaatctgtttgtttttttaagaattgtaGCGGAGAAGGAGACTTTAGCCCCGCCCATGGCTGTTGAGTCACAAATCTGAGTTTTTTCGAACCGCCGGTTTTCGACTGAATTTAATCCAttacaatttcaataaagaaaaagtcagttttaatcttaaattatttggtatatgttctccatcatgagaaaaaagagcattttaaaacacgattttctttagattatgacgatatatttatttcatgaaaatgaaatctaacccgtttcttgtttttttttacaggtggGCTTTTGACGACACGGTGACGCACTACATCTACCAGGGCCGGGTGGGCGACAACAGCCGTGAATACAAAGGAGCCAAGGAGAGGGGGGTGCATGTGGTCTCTCAGTGCTGGCTGCAGGCCGTAAGTTTCCCTCCAGTTGTTGTTTATGAAGTGTGTGATAATAGGTCTGcttcaattagtcgactaatcgacgactaatttaatagtcgactagtcgttactttacattacatgtagtcagagtgtagtaaaggtGTGAGccttcagcaccaaaaaattctcttttttatatttgagtcagtgagatcAAAACTTTACTCATACATTGTTCCTCGTTTTAGATacttaaatatattatattttcatattttattgtaattttcaaaaaatatatatttcagctacatgccaatttttttttttttttggctgatttgtcatctactgaggttttttaggctaacttaagAGTTTAGcgtctattttagcaacatgctaatgtttttgactaattttgtgtACTAAggaattttcagctattttggtgtttagctagtatttgagcactgtgctagctttttggctaatttggcatccactgaggttttgtatgctaatttggagctaagctaatattttagcaacatgctaaaatttttggctaatttgttatctaatgaGGTTatatatgctaatttagagtttagcttatattttagcaacaggctaatgtttttgactaatttagtttactgaggaattctaggctactttggagtttagctagttatTAAGCgagttagctttttggctagtttgttttctactgaggttttttatggtaatttggagttaagctaatattttagcaacatttatacatttttggccaatttgttttttactggggttttttatggtaatttttagtttagcttctatttcaggaacaaacaaacatttttgactaatgtaGTTTACGGAGGAATAATctgctcttttggagtttagctagtatttaagcaacgatatagcttatttttggctaatttgtcatgtACTAAGGTTTTtcctttggctaatttggatttgaGCCCATATTTAAGAAACACGAGTTAGGgatttttactacaaatttttcagaaatgttggtcaatttcagcgctctttcatagttcttcaaCTGAATTTCCagccttttagcaaatttaatttaatttaattcaaatttaattcaaatgtaattttgcaaatagttttacattttcagcaaacccCTACAGGAATTGAAGTAAATTgcatcatcattttcagcaaaaagcttcaacatctttagcaactactttcagcaaaagcattcacactagcattatcacaggtaatgcagcttttctagtttttagtttgtttaaagctaatgatggttaagatgtgtgcttcacATCCAGTTTACGCAATACCTGATTCGTTGACTAATctggaaaaataatcagtgattagtcgactattaaaataattgtagcATCCCTATGTGATGAATATGTGtcagttttctttattctattatgtaaaaatactaattttaaaatgaattgttgaCTTAATCGGACAAAAATGATCCTAAGATCTCTTTAAACGTCTCTGGTTTAGTGTGCTGATGAGCAGAGGCGAGTTCCAGAGTCCCTGTTTCCTTTCACCTACAACCCTAAGATGAGCCTCAACCTGAGCCAGGTTCCCAGCAGCTCCCAGAGATCTCCACCTCTAACACGAACACAACGGAGAGACGCTGCTGCAGCCAAGGTGTGTGGAAACGTGGCCGTCATTTACCCCAAAGCTCTCGTTTCTGAAGCGAGCATTCTTTGGTTTTTAGCTGAGTTTTTCAGAAGAAGCTCCAGATCTGCGCCGTGTGAGTGATGGAAGCGTGGAGCCGGAAGATCTCGATCACTCAGAGAGGACAGGTGGGTTTCCCCTCAAATCTGTGCTGGTTTGAAAGAGCGGCGGAACTGAAGTGGGTTTGATGTTTAGATACTCTGGAAATGAGGGAGAACCTGCAGAAACAGCTGCAGGAGATCATGTCAGCCACCAAACTGACGACAGGCAGACGCACGTCCGTCAGGCTGGCGAGGATGGGGTCAGGCGGCGCCGACTCGGGCCCCCACACACCTGAAGGGAGCCGAATGGGACGGAGTGGAAGCAGGAGAACTCTGGAAGCGCTCAGGTAAACAAACCGCTTCCAGGGGGAATCTGCTGTTCTCTGGTGGTTCCTCAAACGTCGATGTCTCCAGAGTTTCCAGGGAAGCAGCTCTAGACGTGAACACGGAGCCGTCGCAGAGCGAGCAGATCGTCTGGGACGACCCAACAGCCAGAGAGGAGAGGGCCAAGCTGGCGGATAACCTGCAGTGGCCCGGCAGCCCCTCGCAGTACTTGGACCCCCTCGCGCCCCCTCCGCCCTCCACGGCAGAACCCGGACCACAGATGAAGGACTCCATGACCGACTCCGAGCTGGTGGAGATGGGTTAGTGCTGTTTCTTAAAACGTAACCACGACGACTTTAAGAGCCTATGAAAGCTCTattcaatcatcttttaatctattttaaaagatatctgagtgtttttttttagatacaattatgcaatttttaaccaaaataaaaatcagagcgacagaaattcacctctgagttttgagCACAAACTTTTgtacttgtgggccacaaaggtcTCTAAAATCTGATAGAATGGTCGGACCAGGAGCACACAGGTGatgtgttttggtaatccacctcataagagaatGAAATAACCGGAAATCTAGATGGAAACCTGCTTTCATTTGGattgaaaataatatatatctattttaaagcacaacatttctgagtttttttttttttttacaaaactgtgacttttttatgttagtaccaattgcaccaatgggttgatgtccttcagggaaaaatataaacttagagaaatgtgttcatgttgtgctgCAATGATTGAAAAAACTACTCTGACTTGGGAATCGTACACAAgcgtcagaaaaaaacaacaaaatcttcaaaaacTAAACGAAATCAGATTAACTTTCTGCAGCTAATCAGAGGTTAATGTAATTGTAGAGCACATTCTAGGGTTTACGATGGAGCATTAGGTTGAGTttacaaaataagtaaattacgactttaaaatctcataaatatacgagaaaaaagtctgaactgctaaattacgagaataaagttgtatatttgtGACTAATTAAGTCACAaaacgttttttcttttaaatttaggtGTTTCGAAGTCGGAAATGTAtcactttaaatctcgtaaattccCAGGAAAAAGGTAATAtgtttatgggaaaaaaaagtccaaattttaTGCGTAATAATTAATaagtttaaagggaaaaaaggaatacatttataaaaaaaaattaaaaatttcgagaaaaaaagtcatatatttacaGCAATAAATTCATATGTTTAtgaataaaagttataaacttttgagaaaataagtagtaaatttaaaaaaataagtcatattttagggaaaataaagtaatatattttcaaaagtcatacatttttgatgataaaaagttttacatttacgaaaaaaattcatacatttataataaaaaagtcataaatttacgacaaaaaatagtcataaatttattaaaaaaagtcataaactttagaggaaaaaagtagtaaatttatgatAAATAAGTCAAATTTACAGGGAAATAgtcataaagtcataaatatatttaaaaagatacattttgattaaaaagtcataaatttatgataaaaaaagtcaaacttttgagaaaaagtcgtaaatttatgaaaaaaggtcataaactttcaagaaaaaaaatcatacatttaaaaacagtaatacatttacaaaaaaagacaaaatatgtttttatatatatatatatatatatatatatatatattttttttacatatatcctccatcatgagaaaaacgtaACAAGATGTTAAACACAATTTTGGAcctttaataatatttaaaataagaagATAAATCAAATTTGGTTGATTTAAGCttcaaaagaaatgttttttttttcacttttagatAATTGTAGGACTTTTTTGTGTCTAACTTTAACAGTTATatattattagtttattttaacacttaaATCCCTATAAAATGGCTTAGTGACTACAAGTTTTCATAACTAGTCTTTTAGTTCCAGACAGAGAGTATATTGATGTATTTGCAGATATAGTACATACTGTAGTGACTGTGTGAGTGTTCTGGTCTCTACAGCTGCCTGCGACGTTATTGACCAGCACATGGGGCAGAAGCTGATTACCCCCCCGTCAGAGGAGGCAGACGACGACATTCTCACGCCTAAAGCTCCCAGCATCGCTTTTCCTCTCGCCAAACCTGCAGTAGCGCCCGAGCCTCCGAAAGAGGTTCACATTTAACCAGAAGAAGAAAGGTTTTCAAATGAAAGTGACGTTTTAGTAAAATGTTCTTCCATTTATGtcaggaggagaagaaagagaAGCAGCCCCCCAGGTTTCAGATGTCGTCCCTCAGCCCTCAGGAGCGCATCGATTACAGCCACCTCATTGAGGATCTGGGTGAGTCTCAGATCCTTGAGACGGACAAAAGCTctccatgttttcttttctttttccacaaaCTCAACATATTCGAGCACTCCTCTTTTTCTGCCTGTAGGGGGCATCGTTCTGGAAAAGCAGTCGTTTGACCCCAGCTGCTCCCACATCATCGTTGGGAGTCCTCTGCGTAACGAGAAGTATCTGGCAGCGATGGCAGCCGGGAAGTGGATCCTGCACCGATCCTACCTGGAGGCCTGTCGCTGCATGGGCGGATTCATCCAGGTGAGGAAGTCCTCACCCATCCTGACAGTTTTGATTAGCTTCTGTTTCCTCTGGGATCATAGGGAAATATTACAAAACACATGAATATTTCTTGTTCTTTATTCATgagttattttaagtttaaattgtttttgcagTACGGAGGACATTTCTATTTATGCTAAACATCGAGCTAAAGCATCATTTCTGAGGGACAGTTCGCCTCTTacacatgtttttgtccagatgatgaagcaaaaaataaaaaaaaaagccagcgAAAAGTTtccattatcactttttttaaagaaaacctgCAGTTGTTACATAAGGGATAATACCGGATGAAGTGTGTATTTTGAGAAATGAACGCACTTTGCGGACGCGAAGTGCGTTCATTTCTCATAATACACACTTCATCGGGTATTATCCCGCCTATACCAcagtcatttacaaaataaatacatattcaatcaatatttagtactttattcttgttatttcttcagtttagctcatttttttccccaaaagtgGACTATTCGATAGTACGTGATGCGAattgttgtcatggtgacaacAGTGCTGGAAGCCGACCCAGATCTCACTTTTGAAAGGAGGACCtggacaaatgtggattttttttcgtctttttctgaagttaagcCTTTAGTGAGCATCTAGAACGTAAATCGTCTCCGtggaaactccctcttgtggtgagacaGGACACTACACCAGCGTGAAACCccagtttttgtccagatgatgaagaaaatatgttttaaaaataaaacctcagtaaTGAATATTCACCCAGACTACAGtataataaagttaaatatttttctgcaacaaaaatgtttcagatttatcctttaaatttttatttttttttgattttttagaaaactatcttgtattttgcttttttttttcaaatcttgtgatttttcacatttaatgaGCTCCGAtgaaagtttgtgtttgttttccataACGATGGAGGACttacagataaaaaatacagttgaaaGGGAGCATATTTGTTAGCAGTGGGtggtaagctaacaggagagcacataaacagagaactctcagcaacaggatGGGAAGACGAATtcctaataaactcctgccgctctattAACATGAACTATgttcaaaaaaatgacataggTTTGTTAATTTTGGTCAAAATCATAATAGTTATAATCATaagaatgctttgaaaacagatgagATGAACGGTTCTTTAAGACATCTTATGTTTAAGTCTGTCTTTTCGGGTCAGGAGGAGGACTTCGAGTGGGGCAGCAGCTCCATCCTGGACGCGCTGCCGTCCATCACCTCGCAGCAGCGCAAACTCGCATCCGCTGCCATGCGCTGGAGGAAAGCTCTGCAGGGAAGTAAAGAAAGTCAGGTAGGAAGACGCTCACATCCGTTCACatctaatgtttttctttattcatgacGTGAAGGTTTGTTTCCCCAGGGAGCCTTCAGCGGATGGACGGTCATGCTAAACATCGACCAGAGCAGAGAGTCCGGCTTCAGGCGGTTACTGCAGTCCGGCGGAGCCATGGTCtctatttctttacttttattattctCATGAAATAAGTAAAACAGTCTCATAACAGTAAATATCTTCATTTCTGAGGGAAAATTATTTCTGAAAGttacaattacaaaaaatgttcagctttgTCCTCTAAAGTTCTTATGAGTTTAtgatctttattatttatttgcagGATACTATTAATGCTAACtagcaaatgtttttaatggaaaCTTGTTGGAGGTAAATGATGACGTTTCATTTAAATGCTCCTGTTGACTGAAGCCAGAGCTCAGCTTTTACTGCATGTGAAGTAAAGTGACTCCAGCAGCTCAAACTGGTGCTGGAAGTGAAATGTAAAGGTCACCGGGTCAGGCTGAGCATGATTGCTGTGGTAGTGCGGTACCTGGGAGCTCACCGGGACGTGACGTCGACCCGTTCAGCCTCCTGCTGAGAAAGTGGTGCAAACCTGGAATGTGTCTTTTGAAGGGAAATGTGTTCAGCGAAGCGTTAAGGTCACATTTCCACCGTTTTTCCGTGACCTTGATGGAGTTCAGCAGCAGACTGACATTTACAAAAAGAAGCAAGGTTATCCTGAGAGGGAAAATCTGTTAGAAAATATCACCTaactttaatatatttctaaggTGAACCTCTAAACTTATCCTGACAGGTTATTCATCATTTCAGtcataatttgcattttttaatagaaaacaaTGGAAATCTGCTTCACTTGATGCTCACTGTTAAAgctttttgtcatgtttgctAATCCTCAGTTTACATTTCCAATGCAAATGCTGCATGTCCTCATTATTTGGCTGCATTTAAGTCTTTAAgtggtttattttcatttgcatcAATGAAGGATGTTCTCTCTGTGGCTGCGAATGGGAAGAAGAACGATTAAATGTCTCTGGAAGCTTCTgataaagaaaagcattttaaaaaagtcgTTTGTTTTAGGTTgaagaaataaggaaataactcaaatgaacagaaatcacaacccctcccccacctttttttacattggttttatctccatagcaaccatgtTATTTCTTGGTCACCTTGCGGTGGCGACCAAATCTGtataatttttagaagaatctgtgAAAGTAAATTTTACGATTTTCTTGGCAACGGCCGTTTTTATTCTTTgctagccacgcccacattcctaactCGTTCATATCATGTAACCAAACACTataaaaatcaactttatttggctgttgacctctataaaggGGGctttttaattcctgaaaatatagtcaaaagccgtatgtgtgctgccccccctacaggttgaaatgaggtattacagttgaattttgtgactggtcaactggtgtaagtcccacgtcatttcagaagtttcacgtcatgcTCTGCAgttccagtataaaagccccgcccatcccTTGTTCTGTAACAATAGgttgttatcgtgttagctttagcatagcTCGTAGGTGAATTCCTTTTAGTCagcaaaaatctactggcttgaaAAACGTTTAacttggaagttaggcaacAGTGGTTGAGTGCAATTAGCATTGAATGCAGCGAACTCCATCCTCGTGATGAGATTTGCAATGGAagtttcactctggattgttagcttaatacgttagcctttattagcatatgatgctagcgtcattttACCACACAGAATGTGGAGAAGAAAAATACTCAACCTGTGGAGATACTGGCAAAAAGTTGGTACTATTCTCCATGTTAAAGACGCAGAGCGATtacgttacctcaagctaacctcactgtcaatcacagatccaaaccacacctcccccgctcagcccgcccccttttttttttNNNNNNNNNTCCAAAAGTTGGTTTTAGCTTGAAGGAATAAGGAAATAACTCAAATTAAAGCAATGCTCTACCCCTCCCTCGCCCTTTTacgttatctccatagcaaccattttaatttttggccACCTGGGGGTGACGACCAGATCTAtgcaatttttagaagaatctgtgAAAGTAAATTTTGGGATTTTCTTGGCAACGGAAGTATTTTTtagccacacccacattcctaatactttcattttattttgtttcattcagcTTAAACCAGGGATTCATGTATTCAATTTCACTACTTTACggtaaaaaatatgcaaaatgagctcaagatggcagcctcctcctgaggtcaaaggtcaaggcAACTTTGAACTAAgatcactaaaacaaaaaaacgtttttttccaattttgtgcaaaaattgcCACATTTTTCTGGGAAAatggtcctgtggccatcccataataatttcaaaacttcctttggatatctccaatacttttggtttcatttgtggattttgaatttttgactttttttttcgttgcttttttcctctgtgatgtcatcattactGTTGGGGGAGGGGTAATTTACTGTGTcccaaattcatttttatcagataATAAATGTGGAAATTGGTAAGTTTTTGAGTATGCGATGGGGttgaaatgttgattaaaaggtgcagtaaagaaaaaagaattgtgaaaacaaaaataataaaatatcaacataattaaaacaaaacataccagCTTATTTGAGAATTTTTGGGAAAGAAAATCAACTTTTGACAAATTTCTTCTTTAAAGCTGTCCGGTGGGTTGGGTTTTCCTGCAGGTCCTTCCCGGTCCGTCTCCTTCCCTGTACCGAGAGGCGACTCACCTGTTCGCAGATTTCAGCCGGCTAAAGCCGGAAGACTTCAAAGTGGACGTAGCGGAGGCCAGGTCGCTCGGGGTCAAGTGTCTGAAGCCAGAGTACATCGCAGATTATCTCATGCAGGTTTGTTCACGTACTTTTATTTAAGCAGTAAatggctaaaacattttttttaataaatgtgtgataaatattttattttgaaaggaaatcaacTGTGTTCTTCCTTATAAGGTGCCGACCCCCCCTGTGGAGCTGTACTTCCTGCCTGCAGCTGAAGACGCTCCCGACACGCCGTCACGTAAACGCAAAGCAGAACCAAACGCTTCCAG containing:
- the topbp1 gene encoding DNA topoisomerase 2-binding protein 1 isoform X2; translation: MSKVEKERFIVKFVESKRSNTEYAAKAYEAILELQSEKYLKKVKEEDVLKMEEKDKSLFVFSSFTTKAFLHCKKLGCRIVSPLVVLYCLQQQRCVPKAEKPVYNMAMADVTISCTSLEKAARVDVMDLVQLMGGRACLDLNVSVTHLIAGEVGSKKYLVAANLGKPILLPAWVKTCWEKSQDCLFRYTDLPLDVYLCPVLMGCTVCVTGLSSAERKEVQRVCEQHGAKYTGQLKMNECTHLIVSEPTGQKYECARKWNVYCVSLHWLFDSIDKGFCQDESRYTVERQASHTNRPHTSTPTGNGTKEDGPSLLGLSNISVSTSVAVNDTAFTISRLETADPIEGLDLTVCPAEDLLDGCKLYLCGFPLKKLEKLRRLVNNAGGLRFNQPSEELTHVVMGELDQELNKFLPKAVYRPHVVTVQWLLDSYSRGRLLPEAEYLHPDCLPPDSTPVPAAHVVKPRLSAGPPLSSPVTPKQSRLEEDLLSQYMDDDPTVVDMPPPAADCSSRKSVAAEVHPRPPSLSRGAEQDSTLQEFCGTELFSGKSFLFVGFGGEAEAQLSSLAIEHGGKVLAGRSRVVADYAVVPLLGCSVEATVDEVVTDTWLAVCVEKESVLAPSSNPLFTPVAVREGCFPLEGCVLSVSQFIGAERESLIELAKHVGADVQDYFVRFAIKKKGMVASTHLVLQSPDGTKYQAAKKWGLPAVSMLWILESARTGQKAAEEKFLVDLPPSPEREDESFVGGSQKPAPAARNSPEIPLPGPQSGKAVTPLDLGRFQSKVFRSVLDEMKPKDGLGTPKESSKRKEASLQLDTPSRFLSRDQLFRPSFNVKDALGALETPAGRLKPGEKAETPLTDVVNRNLKVALANSSRNNISEMEAVSASPQLGKCTNEEEPQKEAGPLVGVVVCVGKKLSRMQTELNAVAASLGADFRWAFDDTVTHYIYQGRVGDNSREYKGAKERGVHVVSQCWLQACADEQRRVPESLFPFTYNPKMSLNLSQVPSSSQRSPPLTRTQRRDAAAAKLSFSEEAPDLRRVSDGSVEPEDLDHSERTDTLEMRENLQKQLQEIMSATKLTTGRRTSVRLARMGSGGADSGPHTPEGSRMGRSGSRRTLEALRVSREAALDVNTEPSQSEQIVWDDPTAREERAKLADNLQWPGSPSQYLDPLAPPPPSTAEPGPQMKDSMTDSELVEMAACDVIDQHMGQKLITPPSEEADDDILTPKAPSIAFPLAKPAVAPEPPKEEEKKEKQPPRFQMSSLSPQERIDYSHLIEDLGGIVLEKQSFDPSCSHIIVGSPLRNEKYLAAMAAGKWILHRSYLEACRCMGGFIQEEDFEWGSSSILDALPSITSQQRKLASAAMRWRKALQGSKESQGAFSGWTVMLNIDQSRESGFRRLLQSGGAMVLPGPSPSLYREATHLFADFSRLKPEDFKVDVAEARSLGVKCLKPEYIADYLMQVPTPPVELYFLPAAEDAPDTPSRKRKAEPNASRLKKSRLN